A part of Myxococcus fulvus genomic DNA contains:
- a CDS encoding helix-turn-helix domain-containing protein produces the protein MKTELGIHLGMSARTARRNMGLTQAVVAERLGVAREVYARLERGHMLPSLHTLKGLCTVLRVPPHQLLALDASIETPPGRKRPPPTPRVESTALVDLRKNLRGLSRSDLRLLNALAATLPATPPRRHAAPEPDIKNSLKSA, from the coding sequence ATGAAGACCGAGCTTGGAATCCATCTGGGCATGTCCGCGCGCACGGCCCGGAGGAACATGGGACTGACGCAGGCAGTGGTGGCCGAGCGGCTCGGCGTGGCCCGCGAGGTCTACGCGCGCCTGGAGCGCGGCCACATGCTCCCCAGCCTCCACACCCTCAAGGGCCTGTGCACCGTGCTGCGCGTGCCGCCCCATCAGCTGCTCGCCCTGGACGCGAGCATCGAGACACCCCCGGGTCGCAAGCGCCCTCCACCCACCCCGCGCGTCGAGTCCACCGCCCTGGTGGACCTCCGCAAGAACCTGCGCGGCCTGTCCCGCTCCGACCTGCGCCTGCTCAACGCCCTCGCCGCCACCCTTCCCGCAACCCCTCCCCGCAGGCACGCCGCACCTGAACCCGACATCAAGAATTCGTTGAAGTCGGCGTGA
- a CDS encoding ribonuclease R family protein → MDTPVSPRTVTGRIDVHPRGFGFLTVQAPGSHEVLSAFIPPPDLNPLFAGDIVTGTVTAAADGRWTASHLSLVERPRTRVYGEVVSRKGSLFLRIDREVGNADWVLDAGSTRVQHGDAVVASIADGKVVLLYKVEAGEDRSLERIIARHGLSKDFSPQALEDARLAREVPHAVGSRRDLRDVPTVTVDAPSTRDIDDAISVLPAGPDGALRLLVSIADVGERVKEGTALDAEARERATSVYMAGRVLPMLPEALSSDWLSLVPGQERHCLTVELRIDPQGRVTAADVYESVIRSWARLNYDEVGAFLDRGEVSPPMEPVREVMPWFRLASARLAVARGARGGMEFARDEARFTFDASTGAVSGLVSERPTSAHGMIERFMVAANEAIATWMLARGLPGVFRVHEQPDPERVADLNAFAEHSGFAAGFGRELTPLALSAFDRQIVGAAAEPALRSVLRRALGPSRYTVKPGPHFGLAAPLYLHFTSPIRRYADLAVHRTLKGYLHGRRDYLDEDPTVESLATHINARARSANRAETDRHHVLEARWLAGHVGKEFSARIVRVKPFGLVAQLDGMLAEGMLPAEGLPGGPFRPDARELSLVGKERAFTVGMPVTVKVASTDEQLGRVELALVG, encoded by the coding sequence ATGGATACTCCTGTTTCTCCCCGCACCGTCACCGGCCGCATCGATGTCCACCCGCGAGGCTTCGGCTTCCTCACCGTGCAGGCTCCGGGCTCGCACGAGGTGCTGTCCGCCTTCATCCCGCCCCCGGACCTCAACCCACTCTTCGCCGGCGACATCGTCACCGGCACCGTGACGGCCGCCGCGGACGGTCGCTGGACGGCGAGCCACCTGTCGCTGGTGGAGCGCCCTCGCACCCGCGTCTATGGCGAGGTCGTCTCTCGCAAGGGCTCGCTGTTCCTGCGCATCGACCGCGAGGTGGGCAACGCGGACTGGGTGCTCGACGCCGGGTCCACCCGCGTGCAGCACGGCGACGCGGTGGTCGCCTCCATCGCCGACGGCAAGGTCGTCCTGCTCTACAAGGTCGAGGCCGGTGAGGACCGCTCGCTCGAGCGCATCATCGCGCGCCATGGCCTGAGCAAGGACTTCTCCCCGCAGGCCCTCGAGGACGCGCGGCTCGCGCGCGAGGTGCCCCACGCCGTGGGCTCCCGACGTGACTTGCGCGACGTGCCCACCGTCACCGTGGACGCGCCGTCCACGCGGGACATCGACGACGCCATCTCCGTGCTGCCCGCGGGACCCGACGGCGCGCTGCGCCTGCTCGTCTCCATCGCCGATGTCGGCGAGCGCGTGAAGGAGGGCACCGCGCTCGACGCGGAGGCCCGTGAGCGCGCCACCAGCGTGTACATGGCGGGCCGCGTGCTGCCGATGCTGCCCGAGGCACTGTCCTCGGACTGGCTGAGCCTGGTGCCGGGACAGGAGCGGCACTGCCTCACGGTGGAGCTGCGCATCGATCCGCAGGGCCGGGTGACGGCGGCGGACGTGTACGAGAGCGTCATCCGCTCCTGGGCGCGGCTCAACTACGACGAGGTGGGGGCCTTCCTCGACCGCGGCGAGGTGTCCCCACCCATGGAGCCGGTGCGCGAGGTCATGCCGTGGTTCCGCCTGGCCTCGGCGCGGCTGGCCGTGGCCCGTGGCGCGCGCGGCGGCATGGAGTTCGCGCGAGATGAAGCGCGGTTCACCTTCGACGCGTCCACCGGCGCTGTCTCGGGCCTGGTGTCCGAGCGGCCCACGTCCGCGCACGGGATGATCGAGCGCTTCATGGTCGCGGCGAACGAGGCCATCGCCACGTGGATGCTGGCGCGCGGCCTGCCCGGCGTCTTCCGCGTGCACGAGCAGCCGGACCCGGAGCGGGTCGCGGACCTGAACGCGTTCGCGGAGCACTCGGGCTTCGCCGCGGGCTTCGGACGGGAGCTGACGCCGCTGGCCCTGTCCGCGTTCGACCGGCAGATTGTCGGCGCGGCCGCGGAGCCGGCGCTGCGCTCGGTGCTGCGCCGCGCGCTGGGCCCGTCGCGCTACACCGTGAAGCCGGGGCCGCACTTCGGCCTCGCCGCGCCCCTGTACCTGCACTTCACCTCGCCCATCCGCCGGTACGCGGACCTGGCGGTGCACCGCACGCTGAAGGGCTACCTGCACGGGCGTCGCGACTACCTGGACGAGGACCCGACGGTGGAGTCGCTCGCCACGCACATCAACGCGCGGGCGCGCTCGGCCAACCGCGCGGAGACGGACCGGCACCACGTGCTGGAGGCGCGGTGGCTGGCGGGCCACGTGGGCAAGGAGTTCTCCGCGCGCATCGTCCGCGTGAAGCCCTTCGGCCTGGTGGCGCAGCTCGACGGCATGCTCGCGGAGGGGATGCTCCCCGCGGAGGGACTGCCCGGCGGCCCGTTCCGTCCGGACGCGCGCGAGCTGTCGCTGGTGGGCAAGGAGCGCGCCTTCACCGTGGGCATGCCGGTGACGGTGAAGGTGGCCTCCACCGACGAGCAGCTCGGACGCGTGGAGCTGGCGCTCGTCGGTTAG
- a CDS encoding SH3 domain-containing protein has translation MKKSLVPAIALSSFALLHAPLALAGDEPLVKAASIDLDGDGKPEDISLEAKEDAKGFSYVLKVGAATVNTRSDAEVHGFVIVDIDSGDKRKEVAVHTGMTDHDSYDALYAFDGKALKSMGSVHTPIEVKGNGIILSNTWQGFWNRVDKYVVDAKAGKLTHVPQEFYAVGKEAQVRESFPITQTRSDSKPVAQLAKGSTIQVLLAVLLPVKGQRYKDNAYLVKSSTGLVGWVSESVLTSKTEGLPFAG, from the coding sequence ATGAAGAAGTCGCTCGTCCCCGCCATCGCCCTGTCGTCCTTCGCGCTGCTGCACGCCCCGCTCGCGCTCGCGGGTGACGAGCCGCTGGTGAAGGCCGCCTCCATCGACCTGGACGGCGACGGGAAGCCGGAGGACATCTCGCTGGAGGCGAAGGAGGACGCGAAGGGCTTCAGCTACGTCCTCAAGGTCGGCGCCGCCACCGTCAACACCCGCTCCGACGCCGAGGTGCATGGCTTCGTCATCGTCGACATCGACAGCGGCGACAAGCGCAAGGAGGTCGCCGTGCACACCGGCATGACGGACCACGACAGCTACGACGCCCTCTACGCGTTCGATGGCAAGGCGCTCAAGTCGATGGGCTCCGTGCACACGCCCATCGAGGTGAAGGGCAACGGCATCATCCTGTCCAACACGTGGCAGGGCTTCTGGAACCGCGTCGACAAGTACGTGGTGGACGCGAAGGCCGGCAAGCTCACCCACGTGCCTCAGGAGTTCTACGCCGTGGGCAAGGAGGCCCAGGTGCGCGAGTCCTTCCCCATCACCCAGACGCGCTCGGACTCGAAGCCCGTCGCCCAGCTGGCCAAGGGCTCCACCATCCAGGTGCTCCTCGCCGTGCTGCTCCCCGTGAAGGGCCAGAGGTACAAGGACAACGCCTACCTGGTGAAGTCCTCCACGGGCCTCGTCGGCTGGGTGAGCGAGAGCGTCCTCACCTCCAAGACAGAGGGGCTCCCGTTCGCCGGCTGA
- a CDS encoding YkgJ family cysteine cluster protein: MPLSTLCLRCGMCCDGSLFTHVSLQPDEATALHRRGVPLSRREDGTQALAQHCGALEGRTCTVYSDRPASCRRYHCQLFAALAEQEVSLEEALGVVDQAHALRATLERELPGDVTPDAPRSVMQRARRAAQAHPARPLSQRAQDAYANTEAFLDKHFRGRFGRRG; encoded by the coding sequence ATGCCCCTGTCCACCCTCTGCCTTCGTTGCGGCATGTGCTGTGACGGGAGCCTCTTCACCCACGTCTCGCTCCAGCCCGACGAGGCCACCGCGCTCCATCGGCGGGGTGTTCCGCTCTCGCGCCGCGAGGACGGCACCCAGGCGCTCGCCCAGCACTGCGGCGCCCTGGAGGGCCGGACCTGCACCGTGTACTCGGACCGGCCCGCGAGCTGCCGCCGGTACCACTGCCAGCTCTTCGCGGCGCTCGCCGAGCAGGAGGTCTCCCTGGAGGAGGCGCTCGGCGTCGTCGACCAGGCCCATGCGCTGAGGGCGACCCTGGAGCGCGAGCTGCCGGGGGACGTGACGCCGGACGCGCCCCGCTCGGTGATGCAGCGGGCGCGTCGCGCGGCCCAGGCCCACCCGGCGCGGCCCCTGTCCCAGCGCGCGCAGGATGCCTACGCGAACACGGAGGCCTTCCTCGACAAGCACTTCCGGGGACGCTTCGGCCGGCGCGGGTGA
- a CDS encoding M36 family metallopeptidase, with product MSQGHFRRRLTQALVLMGVCSAPSAFAVVQGSEGVRSHDARVAHNQGLRQGISAKQQDKAAQLRKSVPELRVEHDATTGLVRSLVNPVGALSAPLKGDALAVGLTFVQNQYELLGLELKDLASLEVTDRVYSRQTGITHLYLRQTHEGLPLYNGQLQINVDSQGRVLSVHSDFLPSLARSVASIQPRLGAAAAVTGAARHLGIKMAAAPRALEKQDGPRQRTRVEQSGLSTEPIDAELALLPVRPGDARLVWNFQVHTPDSKHVYDMTVDANTGEVWTRFDWVHSDAYSVYRRPVESPIHNTPLPPMDGRLSLLNPANLIASPYGWHDTDGVPGAEYTIHRGNNVHAYDDSANADVPPLLQPDCGTGLTCSFLLDLTQAPSTYKPAAITNLFYWNNIIHDIQYQYGFDEAAGNFQHNTYGNGGLGNDSVRAEAQDGYGLNNAYFTSPPDGQRPRMEMFVWNQTTPRRDGDLDSGIIVHEYGHGISNRQVGGPSNANCLQNNQQPGEGISDFLALMYTARATDTGPQGRGMGTYAMGQPTTGLGIRTKRYSTNQLVNNWTYSSINGMSVPHGVGSVFAQAMWEAYWSLVDRWGFSTNLYNATGGAGNQRMMLYFNEGLKNTPCGPTFTQVRDGIITAATALNNGEDVCRLWTAFADFGLGVDANPVGPASTAPVNGFNVPAACKTDVWGKDKPWDTGAEPDAATASNGMWESEDIWVRTSATPGPHENPEAGQPNFVHVKVRNRSTVDAHNVMVKVYGTAAATSTSWPNLWVEIGEAKVVHLPAGADDEVVVQWNPAAAGHYCLLARLVTRQDPMTNPELGNPDHNTRQNNNIIWRNTNVVNLVPFGFSEATFILRNTLKEGRLFNLRFQDRTVEAKRPLLERGGIVVDLGRELMEHLKAQGGEFEGLEQVGETTFQVVDPTHARIGVRLEPEQEFPVGLQFRDREWKERKDSDAFVQYEFAAVLEDPQHEGAKTQDIGGVTYYVRMSAQ from the coding sequence ATGTCACAGGGTCATTTCCGCCGACGCCTTACCCAGGCGTTGGTGCTGATGGGCGTCTGCAGCGCGCCCTCGGCGTTCGCCGTCGTCCAAGGCTCGGAGGGCGTGCGCAGCCACGACGCCCGCGTCGCCCACAACCAGGGCCTGCGCCAGGGCATCAGCGCGAAGCAGCAGGACAAGGCGGCCCAGCTCCGCAAGAGCGTCCCCGAGCTGCGCGTGGAGCACGACGCCACCACGGGCCTGGTCCGCTCGCTGGTCAACCCCGTGGGCGCGCTGTCCGCCCCCCTCAAGGGTGACGCGCTCGCCGTGGGCCTCACCTTCGTCCAGAACCAGTACGAGCTGCTCGGCCTGGAGCTCAAGGACCTGGCCAGCCTGGAGGTCACCGACCGCGTCTACTCGCGTCAGACGGGCATCACCCACCTCTACCTGCGCCAGACGCACGAGGGCCTGCCCCTCTACAACGGCCAGCTGCAAATCAACGTCGACAGCCAGGGCCGCGTGCTCAGCGTGCACAGCGACTTCCTGCCGTCGCTCGCGCGGAGCGTCGCCAGCATCCAGCCCCGCCTGGGCGCCGCCGCCGCCGTCACCGGCGCCGCGCGTCACCTCGGCATCAAGATGGCCGCCGCCCCTCGCGCGCTGGAGAAGCAGGACGGCCCCCGTCAGCGCACCCGCGTGGAGCAGTCCGGCCTGTCCACCGAGCCCATCGACGCCGAGCTCGCCCTCTTGCCCGTGCGCCCCGGTGACGCCCGGCTGGTGTGGAACTTCCAGGTCCACACGCCCGACAGCAAGCACGTCTACGACATGACGGTGGACGCCAACACCGGCGAGGTGTGGACGCGCTTCGACTGGGTGCACTCGGACGCGTACTCCGTCTACCGGCGCCCGGTGGAGAGCCCCATCCACAACACGCCGCTGCCGCCCATGGACGGCCGGCTGAGCCTGCTCAACCCCGCCAACCTCATCGCGTCACCCTACGGCTGGCACGACACCGACGGCGTCCCGGGGGCCGAGTACACCATCCACCGCGGCAACAACGTCCACGCCTACGACGACTCGGCCAACGCCGACGTGCCGCCCCTCCTGCAGCCCGACTGCGGCACCGGCCTCACCTGCAGCTTCCTGCTGGACCTGACGCAGGCCCCGTCCACGTACAAGCCGGCGGCCATCACCAACCTGTTCTACTGGAACAACATCATCCACGACATCCAGTACCAGTACGGGTTCGACGAGGCGGCCGGCAACTTCCAGCACAACACCTACGGCAACGGCGGCCTGGGCAACGACTCCGTGCGCGCCGAGGCGCAGGACGGCTACGGCCTCAACAACGCCTACTTCACGTCTCCGCCGGACGGGCAGCGCCCGCGCATGGAGATGTTCGTCTGGAACCAGACCACCCCGCGCCGCGATGGTGACTTGGACAGCGGCATCATCGTGCACGAGTACGGGCACGGCATCTCCAACCGCCAGGTGGGTGGCCCCAGCAACGCCAACTGCCTGCAGAACAACCAGCAGCCGGGCGAGGGCATCAGCGACTTCCTGGCGCTGATGTACACCGCGCGCGCCACGGACACCGGGCCGCAGGGCCGCGGCATGGGCACCTACGCCATGGGCCAGCCCACCACGGGCCTGGGCATCCGCACCAAGCGCTACAGCACCAACCAGCTGGTGAACAACTGGACCTACTCCAGCATCAACGGCATGAGCGTGCCGCACGGCGTGGGCTCCGTCTTCGCGCAGGCGATGTGGGAGGCCTACTGGTCGCTGGTGGACCGCTGGGGCTTCAGCACCAACCTGTACAACGCGACGGGCGGCGCCGGTAACCAGCGCATGATGCTGTACTTCAACGAGGGCCTGAAGAACACGCCCTGCGGCCCCACCTTCACCCAGGTGCGCGACGGCATCATCACGGCCGCGACGGCGCTGAACAACGGCGAGGACGTGTGCCGGCTGTGGACGGCCTTCGCCGACTTCGGCCTGGGCGTGGACGCCAACCCGGTGGGCCCCGCCAGCACCGCGCCCGTCAACGGCTTCAACGTGCCGGCCGCGTGCAAGACGGACGTGTGGGGCAAGGACAAGCCGTGGGACACGGGCGCCGAGCCGGACGCGGCCACCGCGTCCAACGGCATGTGGGAGAGCGAGGACATCTGGGTGCGCACGTCGGCCACGCCCGGTCCGCACGAGAACCCGGAAGCCGGCCAGCCGAACTTCGTGCACGTGAAGGTGCGCAACCGCAGCACGGTGGACGCGCACAACGTGATGGTGAAGGTGTACGGCACCGCCGCGGCCACCAGCACCTCGTGGCCCAACCTGTGGGTGGAGATTGGCGAGGCCAAGGTGGTGCACCTGCCGGCCGGCGCGGATGACGAGGTGGTGGTGCAGTGGAACCCGGCCGCCGCGGGCCACTACTGCCTGCTGGCGCGGCTGGTGACGCGGCAGGACCCGATGACGAACCCGGAGCTGGGCAACCCCGACCACAACACCCGCCAGAACAACAACATCATCTGGCGCAACACCAACGTGGTGAACCTGGTGCCGTTCGGCTTCTCCGAGGCCACGTTCATCCTGCGCAACACGCTGAAGGAAGGCCGCCTGTTCAACCTGCGCTTCCAGGACCGCACGGTGGAGGCCAAGCGCCCGCTGCTCGAGCGCGGTGGAATCGTCGTGGACCTGGGCCGCGAGCTGATGGAGCACCTGAAGGCGCAGGGCGGCGAGTTCGAGGGCCTGGAGCAGGTGGGCGAGACCACCTTCCAGGTGGTGGACCCGACCCACGCCCGCATCGGCGTCCGGCTGGAGCCCGAGCAGGAGTTCCCCGTGGGCCTCCAGTTCCGGGACCGCGAGTGGAAGGAGCGCAAGGACAGCGACGCGTTCGTGCAGTACGAGTTCGCCGCCGTGCTCGAGGACCCGCAGCACGAGGGGGCCAAGACGCAGGACATCGGCGGCGTGACGTACTACGTGCGCATGTCCGCGCAGTAG
- a CDS encoding NYN domain-containing protein produces the protein MNGRTNEHRIALFLDFENLVTNTGISASNFDLQPSLDRLLEKGKVVFRRAYCDWSRFSDAKIGLHRFGVELIDVPPSTRAGKNGADMRLVIDALELCYARESIDTFVIASGDSDFCPLAYKLRENGRTVIGLAVKESTSPLFVNACDEFIYLRTRQRPEKNEKGDKGRHGGASEEAGHGKRGRHGRDAGGKGGKAEADKQASSGGKAHAKSDVPQIAREVVQNLLARATGPVNPSLIKETIVRKEPDFDESEYGFATFAKLLAALEQEGVLRRIQQGRQWYVVGADADLGHGDTKEAKEPKESKGKKHGKGRVEEVEEELESYPDPDEDDGL, from the coding sequence GTGAACGGTCGGACCAACGAGCACCGCATCGCCCTCTTTCTCGACTTCGAGAACCTCGTCACCAATACAGGCATCAGTGCCTCCAACTTCGACCTCCAGCCCTCGCTCGACCGACTGCTGGAGAAGGGCAAGGTGGTCTTCCGCCGCGCCTACTGCGACTGGTCTCGCTTCAGCGACGCGAAGATTGGCCTGCACCGGTTCGGCGTGGAGCTCATCGACGTGCCGCCCTCCACGCGCGCGGGCAAGAACGGCGCGGACATGCGCCTGGTCATCGACGCGCTGGAGCTGTGCTACGCGCGCGAGAGCATCGACACGTTCGTCATCGCCTCCGGCGACAGTGATTTCTGCCCGCTGGCGTACAAGCTGCGCGAGAACGGCCGCACCGTCATCGGGCTGGCGGTGAAGGAGTCCACCTCCCCCCTGTTCGTCAACGCGTGCGACGAGTTCATCTACCTGCGCACCCGTCAGCGCCCGGAGAAGAACGAGAAGGGTGACAAGGGTCGTCACGGTGGAGCGTCCGAGGAGGCGGGGCACGGCAAGCGCGGCCGGCACGGGCGCGATGCAGGGGGCAAGGGTGGCAAGGCGGAGGCCGACAAGCAGGCGTCGTCGGGCGGCAAGGCCCACGCCAAGTCGGACGTGCCGCAGATTGCCCGCGAGGTGGTGCAGAACCTGCTGGCCCGCGCGACGGGCCCGGTGAACCCCTCGCTCATCAAGGAGACCATCGTCCGCAAGGAGCCCGACTTCGACGAGAGCGAGTACGGCTTCGCCACCTTCGCCAAGCTGCTCGCCGCGCTGGAGCAGGAGGGCGTGCTGCGCCGCATCCAGCAGGGCCGCCAGTGGTACGTGGTCGGCGCCGACGCGGACCTGGGCCACGGCGACACCAAGGAGGCCAAGGAGCCCAAGGAGTCCAAGGGCAAGAAGCACGGCAAGGGCCGCGTCGAGGAGGTCGAGGAGGAGCTGGAGTCCTACCCCGACCCGGACGAGGACGACGGGCTGTGA